The proteins below are encoded in one region of Leptospira terpstrae serovar Hualin str. LT 11-33 = ATCC 700639:
- the aroB gene encoding 3-dehydroquinate synthase, whose protein sequence is MKLSEREIIGQGFRYPIELHEDFQGLTEKLNSLPKVSKVYVLTSREIAGIYEKYITKELRSLGAPFSFIYLKPGEKNKHIDRVKKVYNQLIETDADRKAVVIAFGGGVVGDFAGFIAATYQRGVRFVQVPTTLLACVDSSVGGKVAVNVDSGKNMVGAFYQPEFVFAPLFTLSTLPEKEWSCGLAEIAKHAFLDGGDFFEKISKSKRSDYSADSLTLRYAIEESVRVKSGIVSQDEKESGLRAVLNLGHTTGHAIESLTQYKKYSHGEAVAVGLVTALLLSRELVGFSESNFQKAIFLMKQLELPTRLEEKPEEILKHMEHDKKKEGTSLKFVLLEDFGKPKFGVSVERKTILEILKRQKGKL, encoded by the coding sequence ATGAAGTTATCGGAACGTGAAATTATCGGACAGGGTTTTCGTTACCCGATCGAGTTACACGAAGACTTCCAGGGCCTAACGGAAAAATTAAATTCCCTACCCAAAGTTTCCAAAGTTTATGTCCTAACAAGTCGCGAAATAGCCGGCATCTACGAAAAATACATTACCAAAGAACTTAGGTCACTCGGCGCCCCTTTCTCCTTTATTTATCTGAAACCCGGAGAAAAGAACAAACATATCGATCGAGTCAAAAAAGTATACAACCAACTTATAGAAACAGATGCGGATAGAAAGGCAGTAGTCATTGCCTTTGGTGGGGGAGTCGTTGGAGACTTTGCTGGATTCATTGCTGCCACCTACCAAAGGGGGGTGAGGTTTGTCCAAGTTCCCACAACTCTCCTCGCCTGCGTTGATTCTTCTGTTGGTGGAAAAGTTGCGGTCAATGTAGATTCTGGAAAAAACATGGTGGGAGCTTTTTACCAACCAGAGTTTGTATTTGCCCCTCTTTTTACTCTATCCACTTTACCTGAAAAGGAATGGAGTTGTGGTCTTGCGGAAATCGCAAAACATGCGTTTCTTGATGGCGGCGATTTTTTTGAAAAAATATCTAAATCAAAGCGTTCGGATTATTCTGCGGATTCACTAACTCTTCGTTATGCGATTGAAGAGTCAGTCCGAGTTAAGTCAGGAATTGTCTCACAAGATGAAAAAGAATCGGGGCTTCGTGCCGTTTTAAATTTGGGACATACAACAGGTCATGCGATTGAATCTTTAACCCAATATAAAAAATACTCTCATGGGGAAGCAGTTGCTGTGGGTCTTGTGACAGCTTTACTTTTGTCACGGGAACTTGTCGGTTTTTCAGAATCGAATTTTCAAAAAGCCATTTTTCTTATGAAACAATTGGAACTTCCAACACGATTAGAGGAAAAACCAGAAGAGATTCTTAAACATATGGAACATGACAAAAAAAAGGAAGGCACTTCTTTAAAATTTGTTCTATTAGAAGATTTTGGAAAACCAAAGTTTGGTGTTTCTGTGGAACGTAAAACCATCCTTGAAATTCTAAAACGTCAGAAAGGAAAGTTATAA
- a CDS encoding mechanosensitive ion channel family protein: MGGGSLKEFYLDLNPLTLLQSSGRDFAETMILFGYMVVFAIFSYKITMILVERIKPAPDAVHEYNRRKVARMGFLMVFGIAYLPIIFSSLSLLPTVLGLAGAGIVISLKEVWLNMVGWFMIMGANGFKVGDRIELDNIKGDVVNIGFFKFTLLEIASDPRFEQSTNRLIHFPNYNVVLHRFFIVSETMDFVWDEFRVYLDLNSNWEKAEKICAQILQEELVLAPELVESKIREMSKNYLVRLGKTTPIVYTSLEPEGTILMCLRYLTPIRSKRLNRILISKEILTKFKNENDIHIHTH; the protein is encoded by the coding sequence ATGGGTGGAGGAAGTCTAAAAGAATTCTATTTGGATTTAAATCCATTAACTTTACTCCAAAGCTCCGGCCGTGATTTTGCAGAAACTATGATCCTATTCGGATACATGGTGGTATTCGCAATTTTCTCTTATAAAATTACTATGATTCTCGTAGAAAGAATCAAACCAGCTCCTGATGCAGTTCACGAATACAATCGCAGAAAGGTTGCTCGTATGGGATTCCTAATGGTCTTTGGAATCGCATACCTCCCGATTATTTTTTCTAGTTTATCACTCCTGCCTACGGTCCTTGGTCTTGCCGGAGCGGGGATTGTCATTTCACTGAAAGAAGTGTGGCTCAATATGGTGGGTTGGTTTATGATAATGGGAGCCAACGGTTTTAAAGTAGGTGACCGTATTGAACTCGACAACATCAAAGGTGATGTTGTGAATATTGGTTTTTTTAAATTCACTCTACTAGAAATTGCCTCTGATCCAAGATTTGAACAATCCACAAATAGGCTCATTCACTTCCCTAATTATAACGTTGTATTACATAGATTTTTTATCGTTTCTGAAACTATGGATTTTGTTTGGGATGAGTTTCGTGTGTATTTGGATTTAAATTCAAATTGGGAAAAAGCAGAGAAAATTTGTGCCCAAATTCTCCAAGAAGAATTGGTTTTAGCACCTGAATTAGTAGAATCTAAAATTAGAGAAATGTCAAAGAACTATCTAGTAAGACTTGGCAAAACTACTCCGATTGTGTATACTTCTTTAGAACCAGAAGGCACTATATTAATGTGTTTACGTTATTTAACTCCCATCAGGTCGAAACGTCTCAATCGAATCCTTATCTCGAAAGAAATTCTTACAAAGTTCAAAAATGAAAATGACATCCACATCCACACCCATTAA
- a CDS encoding ABC transporter permease: protein MGIVSLITIRYIRGSRVLGFLSIKSRLSFIVMAVGVGLLVVVLSIFNGFQKQVKESLWQGGPHITIENSYGSGAIYDFEKVIHHLKSDPKLAESFVSVEGNITSHGLIQSNNNFNPIMIRAVPVDSIEKLVENGLPNFPRILQYDRDEIQAINTKKLVVVGKEMSAIYGYGLGRDITMAVPGGRFTVERGVQVNVQTFRLVGLFKTGYYNYDSKFVFLSLPQAQEFFKMEGAVNQVAIKVRSLDDLKLTKQRILSRLNEDNWNSKIQDETSWSVRTIAEEQENFLAALRLEKTIISIIVFLFIVLAALGMVATVHSLIRAKRRSIGTLKALGLASNDILLIFTLNAMIVGILSSLVGGMTGIFIATKLEVIINVISEIINGIGGLLNPGDWDPVELVPKDIYYFDHIPVDIDISFIFMVTTAATILSGLAGYFPARMAANLNPVDTIRND from the coding sequence ATGGGAATCGTCTCTTTAATCACAATCCGTTACATCCGAGGGTCCAGAGTGCTGGGTTTCCTCTCCATCAAATCCAGGCTGTCGTTCATTGTTATGGCAGTCGGAGTGGGTCTCCTAGTAGTAGTCCTCTCCATTTTCAACGGATTCCAAAAACAAGTAAAGGAATCGCTCTGGCAAGGAGGACCTCATATCACGATTGAGAACTCTTATGGTTCAGGGGCGATATATGATTTTGAAAAGGTCATTCACCATCTCAAGTCCGACCCGAAACTGGCAGAGTCCTTTGTTTCCGTAGAAGGAAATATCACAAGTCACGGTCTCATCCAAAGTAATAACAATTTTAATCCTATTATGATTCGCGCAGTCCCCGTGGACTCGATAGAAAAATTAGTGGAGAATGGATTGCCCAACTTTCCTCGGATCTTACAATATGATCGCGATGAAATCCAAGCCATCAATACGAAGAAACTCGTGGTGGTGGGAAAAGAGATGAGTGCCATTTACGGATACGGACTTGGTCGGGATATCACGATGGCTGTTCCTGGAGGAAGGTTTACTGTCGAACGAGGCGTTCAAGTGAATGTACAAACCTTTCGTTTGGTTGGTCTATTCAAAACGGGATATTATAATTACGACTCTAAGTTCGTGTTTTTGTCTCTCCCTCAAGCCCAAGAGTTTTTTAAAATGGAAGGTGCGGTAAACCAAGTGGCAATCAAGGTTCGCTCCCTTGATGATTTAAAACTTACCAAACAAAGAATTTTGTCTCGGTTAAACGAAGATAATTGGAATAGTAAAATTCAAGATGAAACTTCTTGGTCAGTCAGAACTATTGCTGAAGAACAGGAAAACTTTTTGGCTGCCCTAAGACTTGAAAAAACTATCATCTCCATTATTGTTTTTCTTTTTATCGTTCTTGCGGCTCTTGGAATGGTTGCTACCGTTCACTCTCTCATCCGTGCGAAACGTAGGTCCATTGGAACTTTAAAAGCACTCGGTCTTGCTTCAAATGATATTTTGCTCATCTTTACATTGAATGCAATGATCGTGGGAATTTTATCTTCACTTGTTGGTGGTATGACCGGGATATTCATCGCAACAAAATTAGAAGTCATCATCAATGTTATCTCTGAGATCATTAATGGGATTGGTGGTTTACTCAATCCAGGCGATTGGGATCCAGTGGAACTTGTACCAAAAGATATTTATTATTTTGATCATATCCCTGTCGATATTGATATTTCTTTTATCTTTATGGTAACAACTGCAGCAACTATCCTATCCGGCCTTGCTGGATATTTTCCGGCACGAATGGCCGCTAATCTAAACCCTGTGGATACAATAAGAAATGACTGA
- a CDS encoding ATP-dependent Clp protease ATP-binding subunit, whose translation MLEFTKRAKRVINEIAQDEAKRLGSDFIGPEHILLGLLREEDSVAIKILTNLNINLNELRKEVEKRTREGSGALLLDVSQGQDKYQKMIEVSKEEAKRLKHNYVGTEHILLALLRDNNNIAGGSLSSFSVNYNVIKSEILRLLGAPPSGAVGGNTGTQSGPQSQTQQTAAPRQEKSKTPILDEFARDLTQLAREKKLDPVIGRSKEIERVIQILSRKTKNNPVLVGESGVGKTAIVEGLAQAVIEKLVPDLLFDKRVLSLDLASLIAGTKYRGEFEERLKKIMKEIVTSQNIIIFIDELHTLIGAGAAEGAVDAANILKPALARGELQCIGATTNNEYRKYIEKDSALERRFQMVKVLEPSVDDAVLILDGLKKAYEAHHKVRYTEKAIEQAVKLSHRYINDRFLPDKAIDIIDEAGAKARLANCQRPNEIKEIEEEIKALSVKKEDLVRSQEYEKAAAVRDEVNRKKGLLDEKTKQWQERMEGYAVSIEEEDILSVVSLWTGIPLKKMEESENTKLLNLEEDIKTRIVGQTEAIEKVARAVRRSRTGLKSEKRPTGSFIFLGPTGVGKTELAKALAEQLFGSEDNMLRIDMSEYMEPHAVSRLIGAPPGYVGYDDGGQLTEFVRRKPYSLVLLDEIEKAHHDLFNILLQIMEEGNLTDTKGRKVNFRDTIIIMTSNIAAKEISKGGRLGFEDFADERETYKAEQAREQLKKHFNPEFLNRVDEVVYFAPLKKEEIVNIVDIMLKDFNKRLTEKKVLVDLSFAAKEHFATIGYDQNYGARPLRRVFQRELEDYMAVQSLKGVYDNPTKIFVDLAEGKLVYSETPWTEYTEAPKKDDGSSPSAEEKDLALV comes from the coding sequence ATGTTGGAATTCACCAAAAGAGCAAAAAGAGTCATCAACGAAATCGCCCAAGATGAGGCTAAACGTTTAGGCTCCGATTTTATCGGTCCTGAACACATTCTACTTGGGCTTCTCCGGGAGGAGGACTCTGTCGCGATTAAGATTCTTACGAATCTAAACATCAATTTGAACGAACTCCGTAAAGAAGTCGAAAAGAGAACTCGTGAGGGTTCCGGTGCCTTGTTATTGGATGTAAGCCAAGGACAAGACAAATACCAAAAAATGATCGAAGTTTCTAAAGAGGAAGCAAAACGCCTCAAACATAACTATGTGGGAACAGAACATATTCTTTTGGCACTACTTCGCGATAACAATAATATCGCCGGTGGATCGTTATCATCTTTCAGCGTAAATTATAACGTCATTAAATCTGAGATTTTACGACTTCTGGGAGCACCTCCTTCGGGGGCTGTGGGTGGAAACACGGGGACTCAATCGGGTCCGCAAAGCCAAACCCAACAAACGGCAGCTCCTAGACAAGAAAAGAGTAAAACTCCTATTTTAGATGAGTTTGCACGGGACTTAACGCAACTCGCTCGCGAGAAAAAATTAGATCCAGTGATTGGTCGTTCCAAAGAAATCGAACGGGTCATTCAAATCCTTTCTCGTAAAACAAAAAATAACCCAGTTCTCGTGGGAGAGTCCGGTGTCGGTAAAACTGCCATCGTAGAAGGACTTGCCCAAGCAGTGATTGAAAAGTTGGTTCCAGATCTCCTTTTCGACAAACGAGTGTTATCCCTTGATTTGGCAAGTCTTATTGCAGGTACTAAATACCGTGGTGAGTTCGAAGAACGATTGAAAAAAATCATGAAAGAAATCGTTACTTCGCAAAACATCATCATCTTTATTGATGAGTTACATACTCTCATTGGAGCTGGGGCCGCGGAAGGGGCAGTGGATGCAGCAAACATTTTAAAACCAGCTCTTGCCCGTGGGGAACTGCAATGTATTGGTGCGACAACCAATAACGAATACCGCAAGTACATCGAAAAAGATTCTGCTTTGGAAAGAAGATTCCAAATGGTAAAGGTGCTTGAACCTTCCGTTGATGATGCGGTTCTGATTTTAGATGGTTTGAAAAAAGCTTACGAAGCCCATCATAAGGTTCGTTATACGGAAAAGGCAATCGAACAAGCGGTGAAATTATCTCATCGTTATATCAACGATCGATTTTTACCGGACAAAGCGATTGATATCATTGATGAAGCAGGTGCTAAAGCTCGCCTTGCCAATTGCCAACGGCCAAATGAAATCAAAGAGATCGAAGAAGAAATCAAAGCTCTTTCTGTGAAAAAAGAGGATTTAGTTCGTAGCCAAGAGTATGAAAAGGCGGCTGCAGTTCGAGATGAAGTGAATCGTAAAAAAGGCCTTCTGGATGAAAAAACCAAACAGTGGCAAGAACGAATGGAAGGATACGCGGTTTCCATCGAAGAAGAAGATATCCTATCAGTAGTTAGCCTCTGGACTGGAATTCCTTTGAAAAAGATGGAAGAGTCTGAGAATACAAAACTTCTCAATTTGGAAGAAGACATCAAAACTCGCATTGTGGGACAAACCGAAGCCATCGAAAAAGTGGCACGTGCCGTTCGCCGTTCCCGTACAGGACTCAAGAGCGAAAAACGACCTACGGGATCGTTTATTTTCCTTGGACCAACAGGTGTGGGAAAAACGGAACTTGCAAAAGCACTCGCAGAACAACTCTTTGGTTCTGAAGACAATATGTTACGTATTGATATGTCAGAATACATGGAACCACATGCGGTTTCTCGTCTGATTGGAGCTCCTCCAGGTTACGTAGGATATGATGATGGTGGCCAACTTACCGAATTCGTGAGAAGAAAACCATACAGTTTGGTTCTCTTGGATGAAATCGAAAAAGCGCACCATGATCTTTTTAATATTCTACTCCAAATTATGGAAGAAGGGAATTTAACAGATACCAAGGGACGTAAGGTAAACTTCCGCGATACCATCATCATCATGACATCGAACATTGCAGCGAAAGAAATTTCGAAAGGTGGACGATTGGGTTTTGAGGATTTTGCCGATGAAAGAGAAACTTACAAAGCAGAACAAGCTAGGGAACAATTGAAAAAACATTTCAATCCTGAGTTTCTAAACCGTGTGGATGAAGTCGTTTACTTTGCTCCTCTCAAAAAAGAAGAGATCGTAAACATTGTGGATATCATGTTGAAAGACTTCAACAAACGCCTAACGGAAAAGAAAGTGCTTGTGGATCTTTCATTTGCTGCTAAAGAACATTTTGCTACCATTGGATATGACCAAAACTATGGAGCACGCCCACTCAGACGTGTGTTCCAAAGAGAATTGGAAGACTATATGGCAGTTCAATCTCTGAAAGGTGTCTACGACAACCCAACTAAGATTTTTGTAGATTTAGCAGAGGGGAAACTTGTGTATTCAGAAACACCGTGGACGGAATACACTGAGGCACCCAAAAAGGATGACGGTTCTTCTCCAAGTGCCGAGGAAAAAGATTTGGCTCTCGTTTAG
- the rnc gene encoding ribonuclease III, whose amino-acid sequence MSDSIRIKLPPERISSLKELQSLTKTKFQDISLLHLAFVHRSFANEDSDRYLSDNERLEFLGDSVLGILAAEFLYRSLPKGKEGKLAKLKSKMVSAPAIAKLARSYHFPDFLLLGRGEREKGESNTNLQADCFEAFLGALYLDQGLESCRKFLTPHFQIMERDVDDAEETKDYKTILQEFCQKKWKKLPEYSVMKEEGPDHDKEFLISVACENHFQASGDGKNKRRAEQMAAKAALRFLKIL is encoded by the coding sequence TTGTCCGACTCGATTCGTATTAAACTTCCTCCCGAAAGAATTTCCTCTCTCAAAGAACTTCAATCTCTTACCAAAACTAAGTTTCAGGATATTTCCCTCCTCCACCTAGCATTTGTTCATAGGTCTTTTGCAAACGAGGACTCGGATCGTTATCTTTCTGATAATGAACGTCTAGAGTTTTTAGGTGACTCCGTTCTCGGTATCCTTGCAGCCGAATTTTTATACAGATCCCTCCCAAAAGGAAAAGAGGGAAAACTTGCCAAATTAAAAAGTAAAATGGTTTCTGCCCCTGCCATTGCCAAGCTTGCCAGATCTTACCATTTCCCTGATTTTTTGCTTCTAGGCAGAGGAGAGAGGGAAAAGGGGGAATCTAATACCAATCTCCAAGCAGACTGCTTTGAAGCCTTTCTAGGGGCCTTGTATCTCGACCAGGGACTCGAGAGTTGTCGTAAATTTCTTACTCCCCACTTTCAGATCATGGAAAGGGATGTGGATGACGCTGAAGAGACAAAAGATTATAAAACCATTTTGCAGGAATTTTGCCAAAAGAAATGGAAAAAATTACCAGAGTATTCCGTTATGAAAGAAGAGGGTCCTGACCACGACAAAGAGTTCCTTATTTCTGTTGCTTGCGAAAATCATTTTCAGGCAAGCGGAGATGGAAAGAACAAACGTCGGGCAGAACAGATGGCAGCAAAAGCCGCTTTACGATTTCTAAAAATACTATGA
- a CDS encoding NUDIX domain-containing protein has translation MIDFLIKSKSMRVRVAALIQDPKGKILLVQQQKKQSGYWLLPGGGIEFGESGEEALKRELNEELSLEVSQMEFIFLNESIDPNKKRHLIQIVFLTKVKDLLPILNPKEKAISGFGYFTTKEILSMDIRPDIKHYFRAKSTNKPRYISSPWVNEP, from the coding sequence ATGATCGACTTTTTAATAAAATCCAAATCGATGCGGGTTCGCGTTGCAGCCCTCATCCAAGATCCAAAGGGTAAAATTTTACTTGTACAACAGCAAAAAAAACAATCGGGGTATTGGTTACTTCCCGGTGGTGGGATTGAATTTGGTGAGTCAGGAGAAGAGGCACTCAAACGAGAACTAAATGAAGAGTTGTCTCTGGAAGTAAGCCAAATGGAATTTATTTTTTTAAATGAATCCATTGATCCAAATAAAAAACGCCACTTGATCCAAATCGTTTTTTTAACGAAAGTAAAGGATTTGTTACCGATCCTAAATCCAAAGGAAAAAGCAATTTCTGGATTCGGATATTTTACCACCAAAGAAATATTATCCATGGACATTCGTCCGGACATAAAACATTACTTCCGGGCCAAAAGCACAAATAAACCTAGATATATTTCCAGCCCATGGGTGAATGAACCATGA
- a CDS encoding ABC transporter ATP-binding protein yields MTEINVKPTVSVRKLEKYYQVVDKRYHIISGLDFEVLPGEIVSVEGASGVGKSTLLNILGAMDSFDDGEVEVCGVSLKNLNEKQRETFRAEKISFIFQQHLLLPDFTALENVMMPLLIARMNPSLAKQQATEILKKVGLGERTESFPSQLSGGESARVGVARALVGRRQLILADEPTGNLDRDNSRHLMDLIKELQNEFKFSLILVTHDLELASMAHKRNRIVSGQLTPVN; encoded by the coding sequence ATGACTGAAATTAATGTAAAACCAACTGTTTCTGTTCGCAAATTAGAAAAATACTACCAGGTTGTAGACAAACGTTATCATATCATTTCAGGTCTCGACTTTGAAGTGTTGCCTGGTGAAATTGTGTCTGTGGAAGGAGCTTCTGGTGTTGGAAAGTCTACACTTCTCAATATCCTTGGAGCCATGGATTCGTTTGACGACGGTGAGGTGGAAGTTTGCGGAGTAAGTCTTAAGAACTTAAACGAAAAACAGAGAGAAACTTTCCGTGCTGAAAAAATTTCTTTTATCTTCCAACAACACCTTTTGTTACCGGACTTTACCGCCTTAGAAAATGTGATGATGCCTCTTCTCATAGCAAGGATGAATCCTTCCTTAGCGAAACAACAAGCTACTGAAATTTTGAAAAAAGTAGGTCTGGGAGAAAGGACAGAAAGTTTCCCTTCCCAACTCTCTGGTGGAGAAAGTGCCCGTGTGGGAGTGGCACGAGCCCTTGTGGGTAGAAGGCAACTCATATTGGCAGACGAACCAACAGGGAACTTGGACCGAGACAACTCAAGGCATTTGATGGATCTTATCAAGGAACTCCAAAACGAATTTAAGTTTTCTTTGATTCTTGTGACTCATGACTTGGAGCTTGCCTCCATGGCTCATAAACGAAACAGGATCGTGTCGGGACAACTAACCCCAGTTAATTGA
- a CDS encoding LIC_10230 family protein — protein MKKLNKQLPIIASLLIAIVILHSLFVDYSVQFPDFISTESSESTAESMKPKVVSENGVLNRISYLESFLIELESRELPVDTEQEETKENIKRVLVGQKLVLGLSLFYLLLTFSTAVSYAFRAWFHKSLANVFYPVSFVVLAPKVFYQLNLILQQEVLAYFYFVYLIITYGISVIAYRMILKNKELAEGFQSLQFSSSLEEEGRSPSNTKTGSIFGPIFHVVFIILIGILIGNLIYIPLFLLQKHYVTEFSYFIFFLLGLLSLFYIFNYKKVGGEENSSNWINLAVSFAYLQFRFLRNSFFAVFSTILIVLFVTFLFSLLLFNIDLIQNHLGLFGKATEF, from the coding sequence ATGAAAAAATTGAATAAACAACTCCCGATCATTGCCTCTCTATTGATTGCTATTGTAATCCTACACTCTCTCTTTGTTGATTACTCAGTCCAATTCCCGGATTTTATATCTACCGAATCCTCTGAATCTACAGCGGAATCTATGAAACCGAAGGTAGTTTCTGAAAATGGAGTTTTAAATAGAATTTCTTATTTAGAATCATTTTTGATAGAGTTGGAATCAAGAGAACTCCCTGTTGATACAGAACAAGAAGAGACAAAAGAAAATATCAAACGAGTATTAGTGGGTCAAAAATTAGTCTTGGGTCTTTCTTTATTTTACTTACTATTAACTTTTTCGACAGCTGTTTCGTATGCATTTAGAGCTTGGTTTCATAAATCATTGGCAAATGTTTTTTATCCTGTATCCTTTGTTGTATTAGCTCCCAAAGTATTTTACCAACTCAATTTGATCTTACAACAGGAAGTTTTGGCTTACTTCTATTTTGTTTATTTAATAATCACTTATGGAATCAGCGTGATAGCATACCGCATGATTTTAAAAAACAAAGAATTAGCGGAAGGATTTCAGTCTTTACAGTTTTCTTCATCTTTAGAAGAAGAAGGCAGATCTCCCAGTAATACAAAAACTGGATCTATCTTCGGTCCGATCTTTCATGTGGTGTTTATCATTCTAATTGGAATATTAATCGGAAACTTAATTTACATTCCGCTCTTTCTCTTACAAAAACATTATGTAACTGAATTTAGTTACTTTATTTTCTTTTTACTTGGACTTTTATCTTTATTTTATATCTTCAATTACAAAAAAGTGGGTGGAGAAGAGAATAGTAGTAACTGGATAAACTTAGCTGTAAGTTTTGCTTATCTACAATTTAGGTTTTTGAGAAATAGTTTTTTTGCGGTGTTTAGCACCATTTTGATTGTATTGTTTGTAACGTTTTTATTTAGTCTGTTACTTTTTAATATTGATTTAATCCAAAACCATTTAGGCCTTTTCGGAAAAGCTACCGAATTCTAA
- a CDS encoding ATP--guanido phosphotransferase, whose product MKFCRFCGTKEIQFRKSGKFGCVHCAQIFNFPKPNRKTKIQENKIKNLESFLKTNTNSIQLLSFRTRITRNLKSSLFPYYDPMIDKSKQLLVENGLGFDLVQDTDFSFENSVGDFEPRTGFYLGSEDHIRWEVITPHSLTNGNQNLLWEKKKISIFRFLFRNSLWAKLPGIGFVSSCPSNLGAGRRDSLLLGLDPEVVSEFFSILQTLSEFGIEFAPSTDHRMRNIGKDRVLVVKISWKNALAVQKRQFYKILGLLGSY is encoded by the coding sequence ATGAAATTTTGTCGTTTTTGCGGAACCAAAGAAATTCAGTTTCGTAAAAGCGGCAAGTTTGGCTGTGTCCACTGTGCTCAAATATTTAATTTTCCTAAACCGAATCGCAAAACAAAAATCCAAGAAAACAAAATTAAAAACTTAGAATCCTTTCTTAAAACTAATACAAACTCAATTCAGCTTTTGTCTTTTCGAACTCGAATCACAAGAAATCTAAAATCGAGTCTTTTTCCCTATTATGATCCAATGATTGACAAATCAAAACAATTGTTAGTTGAAAATGGGTTGGGTTTTGATTTAGTTCAGGATACGGATTTTTCTTTTGAGAATTCCGTTGGGGATTTTGAACCAAGGACAGGTTTTTATCTTGGATCGGAAGACCATATCCGTTGGGAAGTAATTACTCCCCATTCTCTCACGAATGGGAATCAAAACTTACTTTGGGAAAAAAAGAAAATTTCTATCTTTCGATTTTTGTTCCGCAATTCCCTTTGGGCGAAGCTTCCTGGGATTGGGTTTGTTTCTTCTTGTCCTAGCAATTTGGGGGCGGGAAGGAGGGATTCACTCCTTCTTGGACTAGATCCGGAGGTCGTTTCTGAGTTTTTTTCAATTTTGCAAACATTGTCTGAATTTGGTATAGAATTTGCTCCTTCCACCGATCATAGAATGAGGAACATCGGAAAAGACCGAGTTCTTGTCGTAAAAATCTCGTGGAAGAACGCTTTGGCAGTTCAAAAACGTCAGTTTTACAAAATTCTTGGTTTACTAGGCTCCTATTAA
- the acpP gene encoding acyl carrier protein, with protein sequence MADFEKIKSIIVEQLGVDESEVTPEAHFINDLGADSLDTVELVMALEEEFGVEISDEDAEKIQTVGDVIKFIDKLKG encoded by the coding sequence ATGGCAGATTTCGAAAAAATTAAGTCAATCATCGTAGAACAACTTGGTGTTGATGAATCAGAAGTTACACCTGAAGCTCACTTCATCAATGATCTTGGTGCTGACTCTCTTGATACAGTTGAACTAGTTATGGCTCTTGAAGAAGAGTTTGGTGTGGAGATTTCTGATGAAGACGCAGAAAAAATCCAAACCGTAGGCGATGTAATTAAATTCATCGATAAACTTAAGGGGTAA
- a CDS encoding toxin-antitoxin system YwqK family antitoxin: protein MTSTSTPIKDNSIWIFLSLLVFIFATGFLIGPCKSTTSRPGSVPKEANFEKKTNLYQSTADGFYREWYDNGNLIAEIPVNALGQPNGYGKKLNYLTGITIMEGNMISGERDGLWKFYFSDGKLYIEQNYKAGNRKKQLWIRSAELGNETGSYQRYFRNGRLNEKGYFDGGLRTGDWVRYYPDTKVEEKGSYQNDKKVGEWFYYYPTGTKEASELYSDEGELIARSTYYPNGNVWCLVRKGKDPECH from the coding sequence ATGACATCCACATCCACACCCATTAAAGACAATTCGATTTGGATATTTTTATCCTTATTAGTTTTTATTTTCGCTACAGGCTTTTTGATTGGACCTTGTAAATCAACTACATCCAGACCTGGTTCTGTTCCCAAAGAAGCAAACTTTGAGAAAAAAACAAACCTCTACCAAAGCACTGCTGATGGATTCTATCGGGAATGGTATGATAATGGAAACTTAATTGCCGAAATTCCTGTGAATGCTTTGGGGCAACCTAACGGGTATGGAAAAAAATTAAACTACCTGACTGGAATTACGATCATGGAAGGAAATATGATCAGTGGAGAAAGAGACGGCCTCTGGAAGTTTTATTTCTCTGATGGTAAACTTTATATTGAACAAAATTACAAAGCAGGGAATCGCAAAAAACAATTGTGGATTCGCTCTGCGGAACTTGGAAATGAAACAGGTTCTTACCAAAGATACTTTCGTAATGGTCGTTTGAATGAAAAGGGTTACTTTGACGGCGGACTCCGCACTGGGGATTGGGTGCGTTATTACCCGGATACTAAAGTAGAAGAAAAGGGAAGTTACCAAAACGATAAAAAAGTGGGTGAGTGGTTCTATTATTATCCCACTGGAACCAAAGAGGCCTCTGAACTTTATTCCGACGAAGGAGAGTTAATTGCTAGGTCTACATACTATCCAAATGGAAATGTTTGGTGTTTGGTGCGTAAAGGGAAAGATCCGGAGTGTCATTAG